In Streptomyces sp. P9-A4, the genomic window ACGGCTTGTACGGGAAGTAGCCCGAGGAGCCGCCGGAGCCGTCGTCCTCGCTCGCCGCGCCGGAGCCCTCCTCGGCCTCCAGCTCGGCTTCGTCGACAGGCTTCTGCGACTGCTTCTTCGGCGCCTTCTTCGTCCGGTACTGGTCGAGGATGGCGTCGATGTCACCGCGGTGCTTCATCGCGTGCAGGATCTGCTCGCGGTAGGTGCCCGCGGTGTACTGCTCGGTCTGGCTGATCGGGTCGTACTCGACGCCCAGCTCGGCCAGCGACTCGACCATGGCGGCCTTGAAGTGCTCGGCCCAGTTGGGGTGGGGGGAACCGGCGGGGGCCGGGACGGAGGTCAGCGGCTTGCCGATGTGCTCGGCCCAGGACGCGTCGATGCCCTCGATGCCGTTGGGCACCTTGCGGTAGCGGTCGTAGTCGTCCCAGGAGATGAGGTGCCTGACCTCGTACCCGCGGCGGCGGATCTCGTCGGCGACCAGGTGCGGGGTCATGACCTCGCGGAGGTTGCCCAGGTGGATCGGGCCGGACGGGGAGAGACCGGAGGCGACGACGACCGGTTTGCCAGGCGCACGTCGCTCCGACTCGGCGATGACCTCGTCCGCGAAACGGGAGACCCAGTCGGTCTCGGTGCTGCTCTGAGCCACGGTCGGTACGTCCTTCTTCCTGAGGGGTGCTGCCTGACGGCCCTACGTGAGCCATTCTCCCAGACGGAAGAGCGCACTCCGAGGTTGTCCACAGCCGGAGATCGCTTGCGGCCCGCCGTCGTCCACAGGCGGGGAAATCACGTTGCGCTCCCATGGGACACTTGACAAGCGATTCAGACCTACCGAACTCACCGAACTCAACAGGAACGGAAGCTCATGGCCTCGGTCCCTTCCCTCGCTTCGACCGTGCAGCAGCGCCTCGCGGACGGCCTCTCGGCAGCCCTGCCGGAGGCCGCGTCCGCCGACCCGCTGCTCCGACGAAGCGACCGGGCCGACTTCCAGGCCAACGGCATCCTGGCCCTGGCCAAGCGGCTCAAGGGCAACCCGCGTGAGCTGGCGACCCAGGTCGTCGCCGCGATCCCGGAGAACGACGTCCTGGCGGAGATCGAGGTCTCGGGCCCCGGCTTCCTGAACATCACGGTCACCGACGCGGCGATCGTGCGGACCCTCGCGGCCCGCGCGGCCGACGCCCGGCTCGGCGTGCCGTTCAACGAGTCGGCCGGCACGACGGTCATCGACTACGCCCAGCCGAACGTGGCGAAGGAGATGCACGTCGGCCACCTCCGCTCCGCCGTGATCGGCGCCGCGATGGTCGAGATCCTGGAGTTCACCGGCGAGAGCGTGGTCCGCCGCCACCACATCGGCGACTGGGGCACCCAGTTCGGCATGCTCATCCAGTTCCTGATCGAGCACCCGCACGAGCTGGACCACAAGGCCGAGGACGGCACCGAGGTCTCCGGTGAGGAGGCCATGTCGAACCTGAACCGGCTCTACAAGGCCTCGCGCGCCCTCTTCGACTCCGACGAGGAGTTCAAGACGCGGGCCCGCGCGCGCGTCGTCGACCTCCAGGCCGGTGACGAGGAGACCCTCGCGCTTTGGCAGCGGTTCGTCGACGAGTCGAAGATCTACTTCTACTCGGTCTTCGACAAGCTCGACATGGACATCCGGGACGCCGACGTCGTCGGCGAGTCCGGCTACAACGAGATGCTGGCGGAGACCTGCCGCGTCCTGGAGGAGTCGGGCGTCGCCGTCCGCTCCGAGGGCGCGCTCTGCGTGTTCTTCGACGACGTGAAGGGCCCGGACGGCAACCCGACCCCGCTGATCGTCCAGAAGTCCGACGGCGGCTTCGGGTACGCGGCGACGGACCTGTCCGCGATCCGCGACCGGGTCCGGAACCTGAAGGCGACGACCCTGCTGTACGTGGTCGACGCCCGCCAGTCGCTGCACTTCAAGATGGTCTTCGAGACGGCCCGCCGGGCCGGCTGGCTGAACGACGACGTCAAGGCCGTCCAGCTGGCCTTCGGCACGGTCCTCGGCAAGGACGGCAAGCCGTTCAAGACCCGCGAGGGCGAGACGGTGCGGCTGGTGGACCTGCTGGACGAGGCCGTGGACCGGGCCACGTCGGTCGTGCGCGAGAAGGCTCGGGACCTCACGGAGGAGGAGATCTCCGAGCGGGGCACCCAGGTGGGCATCGGCGCGGTCAAGTACGCCGACCTGTCGACGTCCGCCGCGCGTGACTACAAGTTCGACCTGGACCAGATGGTCTCGCTGAACGGCGACACCTCGGTGTACCTGCAGTACGCGTACGCGCGGATCAACTCGATCTTCGGGAAGGCCGGCGACCGCAAGCCGCTCGCCCACCCGGAGCTGGAGCTGGCCCCGGCCGAGCGCGCGCTCGGCCTGCACCTGGACCAGTTCGGCGAGGTGATCGCCGAGGCAGCCGCGGAGTACGCCCCGCACAAGCTGGCCGCGTACCTGTACCAGCTGGCTTCGCTGTTCACGACGTTCTACGACCTTTGCCCCGTCATCAAGCCCGAGCCGGCGCAGGAGGTCGCGGAGAACCGCCTCTTCCTCTGCGAGCTGACCGCACGCACGCTCCACCAGGGCATGGCGCTGCTCGGCATCAGGACGCCCGAGCGCCTCTGAGGCCTCGAAGGCGGAGCCCCCGGCGCGGACCACCGCCCGGGGGCTTCGTCGTCAGCGAAGGTTGCGCGAGGTCCTGCCCGACACCTCGTCGATCTCCGTGTGGGCCTTCTGGAGCAGCTGCGAGGCCAGGTCCATCAGCGCCCGCGCGCCGGCGATCTCCTCGCCGACCCGCAGCTGGTCCGGGTCGGAGGGGTGCCGGTTCGCGGTGCCATGGGCCCGGAACTCGGTGCCGTCGGTGAGCCGGACCATCGCCGCGGCCCTCGTCCGGTCGCCTTCCTCCTGGAACTCCATCTCCACGTGCCATCCGACAAGCGTGTGCATCATGAGGACCACCTCCAGCGAGGTACCTGTCGGCTACCTCTCCAGAGTGCGCCGCCCGGTGCCGCCGCACCACTCGCCCCGTTGTCAGTGGCACCCCGTACGTTCTGGTCATGGCGATGATCCCGAACCAGCTTCCCCGGCTCGTGTCCGACCCGACCGGCCGTTCCCTCGGCCTCGACCTGCCGCCCGGCACCCTCATGGGCCCGGCGGACGCCCCGTACCTCTGGTCGGGACAGGAGGCGGCGGGCCCGGCCGCCTGGAACGCACTGCGCCCGGCGGCACGTACGGCGGGGCTGCTGCCGGTCCTGCTGGGCGGGAAGTGGGACCTGGACAGGTGGGAGCTGGAGCCGGAGCGGATGAGCGACCCGGCGGACCACGAGGCCGAGGAGGTCCTCGCCGAGTTCTGGGAGGCGAACGCCTCGGATGAGCTGCCCGGGGCCGGCGGCTGGCCGGGCCTGGCTCCGGCGCTGCCCTGCGACACGGATCCCGACGGGGCGGCGGCCACGGTCGCCGAGATGCTGACGGAGCCGGGGTTCTGGCTGGAGGACGCCCGTCCGGCGCTGGTTCCGGCGCGGCGCAGCGCGGACATACCAGCGGTCATCGGCTGGGGCGGGCCCCTGAACCACGAGAACGACGTGGCCCGGCTGTGCGCGGTGCTGCGCTCATGGGAGGACCGTTTCGGCGCCCGGGTCGTCGCGCTCACCTTCGACCAGCTGGTGGTCTCGGTGGCGGCGCCGCCGCGCACGGCCGAGGAGGCCGAGGCGGTGGCGGCGGAGCACTTCGCGTTCTGCCCTGACAGCATCACGCAGGGCCACCACAGCACCCTGCGGGACTACGCCCACAAGGGCCTGGTGGACACCCCCGTCTGGACCTTCTGGTGGGACTAACCCCGGCGGACCGGGACCCGCGCCGTCGGCACCCCGCGGACAGGGCCCCGCGCCGTCGCCACCCGGCGAACCGGGACCCGAACCACCGGGACCCGAACCACCGGCACCCGGCGAACCGGGTACCCGCCTAACCCCGCCCTGCGCCCAGCTTCTGCGCCGCCTCGGTGGCCCAGTACGTCAGGATCATCTGCGCCCCGGCCCGCCGGATGCCGGTCAGGGTCTCGAAGATCGCCCGGTCGCGGTCGATCCAGCCCTTCTCGGCGGCGGCCTCGACCATCGCGTACTCACCGCTGATCTGGTACGCGGCGACGGGCACGTCCACCGACGCGGCGACCTTCGCGAGCACGTCCAGGTAGGGCCCGGCGGGCTTCACCATGACCATGTCGGCGCCCTCCTCCAGGTCGAGCGCCAGCTCGCGCATCGACTCGCGGAGGTTCGCGGGGTCCTGCTGGTAGGTCTTGCGGTCGCCCTCGAGGGAGGAGCCGACGGCCTCGCGGAAGGGACCGTAGAAGGCGGAGGAGTACTTCGCGGTGTACGCGAGGATCGACACGTCCTCCTTGTCGATGGTGTCCAGGGCGTCGCGGATCACGCCGACCTGGCCGTCCATCATCCCGGAGGGGCCGACGACATGGGCGCCGGCGTCGGCCTGGACCTGCGCCATCTCGGCGTAACGTTCCAGCGTGGCGTCGTTGTCGACGCGGCCGTCGGCGTCCAGGACTCCGCAGTGCCCGTGGTCGGTGTACTCGTCGAGGCACAGGTCCGACATGATGACCAGCTCGTCGCCGACCTCGGCCCGCACATCGCGGATCGCGACCTGGAGGATCCCCTCGGGATCCGTGCCCGCGGTGCCCGCGGCATCCTTCTTGGCGTCCTCGGGCACGCCGAAGAGCATGATCCCGGAGACCCCGGCCTCCAGCGCCTCCACCGCGGCCTTCCGCAGGGTGTCGCGACTGTGCTGGACGACTCCGGGCATGGCCTGGATCGGCACGGGCTCGGTGATCCCCTCGCGCACGAACGCGGGGAGGATCAGATCGGCGGGATGCAGCCGCGTCTCGGCCACCATCCGCCGCATGGCGGGCGTCGTCCGCAGCCGCCGCGGCCGCGCCCCGGGAAAGGATCCGTACGAGTTCATAGGCCCGAGGCTACGCCCGAACAAACAGTGGTTTTACCGACACGGTGTTGCCGTCCCCCGCCCCGGCCCCGCACACGCAGAAGGGCGGGACCCGTAAAGGCCCCGCCCATCGAAGCGCACCGCGCCGCTACGTCGTACGACGCCTCCGCGCCCCCGGCCGCCGCTCGCTCGGCCGCGTCACCGGATCGCCCGCCTCAAGGGCCGACTCCCGGCGCCGCAGCCCGAAGTCCGCGAGCGCCTCGGCGAGCTTGTGCACCGACGGCTCGGGCGACAGCACGTCCACCCGCAGCCCGTGCTCCTCGGCCGTCTTGGCCGTGGCGGGACCGATGCAGGCGATGACGGTCACGTTGTGCGGCTTCCCGGCGATGCCCACCAGGTTCCGCACCGTCGAGGACGAGGTGAAGAGCACGGCGTCGAAGCCGCCGCCCTTGATCGCCTCCCGGGTGTCCGCCGGCGGCGGCGAAGCCCGTACGGTCCGGTACGCGGTGACGTCGTCGACCTCCCACCCGAGCTCGATGAGGCCCGCGACCAGCGTCTCGGTCGCGATGTCGGCCCGCGGCAGGAAGACGCGGTCGATCGGGTCGAAGACCGGGTCGTACGGCGGCCAGTCCTCCAGGAGACCGGCGGCCGACTGCTCACCGCTGGGCACCAGGTCCGGCTTCACACCGAAGTCGACCAGCGCGGCGGCCGTCTGCTCGCCCACCGCGGCGACCTTGATCCCGGCGAAGGCGCGCGCGTCGAGCCCGTACTCCTCGAACTTCTCCCGCACCGCCTTGACCGCGTTGACCGAGGTGAACGCGATCCACTCGTAGCGCCCGGTGACCAGGCCCTTGACGGCCCGCTCCATCTGCTGCGGGGTGCGCGGCGGCTCGACGGCGATGGTCGGCACCTCGTGCGGCACCGCGCCGTACGAGCGCAGCTGGTCGGAGAGCGACGCGGACTGTTCCTTGGTACGCGGCACGAGCACCCGCCACCCGAAGAGCGGCTTCGACTCGAACCACGACAGCTGGTCCCGCTGCGCCGGGGCGCTGCGCTCGCCGACCACGGCTATGACCGGCCGGTGGCCCTCGGGCGAGGGGAGGATCTTGCCCTGCTTGAAGACCTGGGCGATGGTGCCGAGCGTGGCGTTCCAGGTCCGCTGCCGGGTGGTCGTACCGGCGATGGTGACGGTGAGCGGGGTGTCCGGCTTACGGCCTGCCGCCACCAGCTCACCGGCCGCCGCGGCGACCGAATCCAGGGACGTCGAGACGACGACGGTGCCGTCGGAGGCACCGACCTCGGTCCAGCACCGCTCGTCGGCGGTACGGGCGTCGACGAAGCGCACGTCCGTGCCCTGCGCGTCGCGCAGCGGGACACCCGCGTACGCCGGGACGCCGACGGCCGTGGCCACACCGGGCACGACTTCGAAGGGAATGCCCTCGGCGGCGCAGGCGAGCATCTCGGCCCCCGCGTTCCCGTCGAGGCCGGGGTCGCCGGTCACCGCTCGGACGACCCGCCTGCCGCCCCTCGCGGCCTCCATGACAAGATTGGCCGCATCCCTCAACACGGGGACCCCGGCGGTTGTTGACGCCTCGTCAACAACCGTCAGCTCAGGCGTGCTCACCCCCACCCGCGCATGGCCGCGAACGACGTCGAGGACCTCCGGCTCGGCGATCAGGACATCCGCTCCGGCGAGGGCCTCGACGGCCCTGAGGGTCAGGAGTCCGGGGTCACCCGGGCCTGCACCGAGGAATGTGACGTGCCCATGGCCCGCGAAGGCCGGGGACAGCGGGCTGGTGGTCGGGCTGGCGGGGTTCAAAGTGCTCGCTCCCCCATAAGACCGGCCGCACCCTTGGCGAGCATCTCGTCCGCGAGTTCGCGTCCGAGCGCCATGGCCTCGTCGTGCGAGGTGGGTACGGGTCCGGTGGTGGACAGCTGCACCAGCGTCGAGCCGTCGGTGGTGCCGACGACGCCGCGCAGGCGCATCTCGGTGACAACCTGCCCGTGACCGGGGTCGTCGGCCAGCAGGTCGGCCAGCGCACCCACAGGTGCGGAGCAGCCGGCCTCCAGGGCGGCGAGCAGGGATCGCTCGGCGGTCACGGCGGCCCGCGTGTGCGGGTCGTCGAGCGCGGCGAGCGTGGCGACGAGCTCGGCGTCGGACGCCGGGCACTCGATCGCCAGGGCCCCCTGGCCGGGGGCGGGCAGCACGGAGTCGACCGACAGGTGGTCGAGCGACAGGGAGCCGGTGAGCTCCTCCGTACGGCCGATGCGGTTGAGCCCGGCCGCGGCGAGGACCACGGCGTCCAGCTCACCGCTGCGCACATAGCCGACCCGGGTGTCGATGTTCCCCCGGATCGGGACGCAGGTGAGCTCCAGGCCGTGGCTGCGCGCGTACGCGTGGAGCTGGGCCATGCGGCGCGGCGAGCCGGTGCCGACCCGGGCGCCCTGGGGCAGCCGGTCGAGCGTCAGTCCGTCGCGGGCGATCAGTACGTCGCGCGGGTCCTCGCGCTGCGGAATCGCGGCCAGCACCAGCTCGGGGTGCTGGGCGGTCGGCAGGTCCTTCAGGGAGTGGACGGCGAAGTCCACCTCGCCGGCGAGCAGCGCGTCACGCAGCGCGGCGACGAAGACGCCGGTGCCGCCGATCTGCGCGAGGTGCTCCCGGGAGGTGTCCCCGTACGTCGTGATCTCCACGAGCTCGACGGCCCGGCCGGTCAGCCGCCGGACGGCGTCGGCCACGTGCCCGGACTGGGCCATGGCGAGCTTGCTGCGCCTGGTCCCGAGCCTCAGTGCCCTCTCGGTCATACTCGCCCTCGGTTCTTGACGTCGGCGTCATTCAGGTCGGCCCGGCTGACAGAAGCCACCGTTTCCGGGTCGAGGTCGAAGAGTGTCCGCAGCGCGTCCGCGTACCCGGCGCCGCCGGGCTCGCTGGCCAGCTGCTTGACCCGCACGGTCGGCGCGTGCAGGAGCTTGTCGACCACCCGGCGCACGGTCTGGGTGATCTCGGCGCGCTGCTTCTCGTCGAGGTCGGGCAGCCGGCCCTCCAGCCGGGCGACCTCGCCGGCCACCACGTCGGCGGCCATGGTGCGCAGGGCGACGACGGTGGGGGTGATGTGGGCGGCGCGCTGGGCGGCGCCGAAGGCGGCCACCTCGTCGGAGACGATGCCGCGGACCTGGTCGACGTCGGCGGCCATGGGGGCGTCGGCGGAGGCCTCGGCGAGCGACTCGATGTCGACGAGCCGGACTCCGGGAACCCGGTGGGCGGCGGCGTCGATGTCGCGGGGCATGGCGAGGTCGAGCAGGGCGAGCGGGGTGCGGCGTCCCCGTACGGCGGTCTCGACGTCCTCGCCGGTGAGGACGAGTCCGGTGGCGCCGGTGCAGGAGACGACGACGTCGGCACGTGTCAGTTCGTCGCCGACGGCAACCATCTCGACCGCGTGCGCGGTGACACCCGTGCCCCCGGCCTCGTTCAGGATCTGCGCGAGCCGCTCGGCGCGGGCCAGGGTGCGGTTGGCGACGACGATCTCGGAGACGCCGGAGCGCGCGAGCGTCGCGGCGGCGAGCGAGGACATCGAGCCGGCGCCGATGACGAGCGCCTTCTTGCCCTTGGCCCAGGTGTCGACGTCGGTGCCGTCGGCCAGCTGTTCCAGGCCGAAGGTGACGAGCGACTGCCCGGCCCGGTCGATCCCGGTCTCGCTGTGCGCGCGCTTGCCGACCCTCAGGGCCTGCTGGAACAGGTCGTTGAGGAGGCGTCCCGCGGTGTGCAGCTCCTGCCCGCGGGCGAGGGCGTCCTTGATCTGGCCGAGGATCTGGCCCTCGCCGACGACCATGGAGTCGAGCCCGCAGGCCACCGAGAAGAGGTGGTGGACGGCCCGGTCCTCGTAATGCACGTAGAGATAGGGGGTGAGCTCGTCCAGGCCGACGCCGCTGTGCTGGGCGAGGAGCGTGGACAGCTCGGCGACACCGGCGTGGAACTTGTCCACGTCGGCGTACAGCTCGATGCGGTTGCAGGTGGCCAGGACGGTGCCCTCGGCGGCCGGCTCGGCGGCGAGGGTGTCCTGGAGCAGCTTGGCCTGGGTGTCCGCCGCCAGGGCGGCCCGCTCCAGGATGGAGACGGGGGCGCTGCGGTGGCTGAGGCCGACGACGAGGAGGCTCATGCCGGCATCACGGCGGGGATGTCCCCGTCGGGTCCCTTGCGGCTGCCGCCCGTGGTGCCACGGGGGGCCGGCGGCGCGGCGGCCGGGGCGGGCTCCGCCTCCGCGCCGGTGTCCGCGCTCTCGGCGTTCGACTCCTCGCCGGCCTTCCGCTGCTCGTGGAAGGCGAGGATCTGCAGCTCGATGGAGAGGTCGACCTTGCGCACGTCCACGCCGTCGGGCACGGAGAGCACGGTCGGGGCGAAGTTCAGGATGGAGGTGACTCCGGCGGCCACGAGCCGGTCGCAGACCTGCTGGGCGACGCCGGCCGGGGTCGCGATGACGCCGATGGAGACGCCGTCCTCCTCGATGATCTTCTCGAGGTCGTCGCTGTGCTGGACGGGGATCCCGGCGACCGGCCTGCCGGTCATGGCGGGGTCGGCGTCGATCAGCGCGGCCACGCGGAAGCCGCGGGAGGCGAAGCCGCCGTAGCCGGCGAGCGCGGCGCCGAGGTTACCGATGCCGACGATGACGACCGGCCAGTCCTGGGTGAGGCCCAGCTCACGGGAGATCTGGTAGACGAGGTACTCGACGTCGTAGCCGACCCCGCGGGTGCCGTAGGAGCCGAGGTAGCTGAAGTCCTTGCGCAGCTTCGCGGAGTTGACCCCCGCCGCCGCCGCGAGCTCCTCGGAGGAGACCGTGGGTACGGAGCGCTCCGAGAGCGCGGTGAGTGCGCGGAGATACAGCGGAAGCCGGGCGACGGTGGCCTCGGGAATTCCTCGGCTACGGGTCGCCGGTCGGTGAGTTCGGCCAGTTGCCACGGTGCTCCTGCGGGATGAGCGGGGCTGCAGGCGGCCATATGTCCCAAGACCGCCCCGTCGAATGCAGGCTATGTCTTTGTGAACGCGTGCACAAAGATGGTGTCCGTTTTGTCTGGCCAAAGTGACCGGGGTCACGCGGCTGGTTCGCATCGTCGTGGAACCGCGGAGCCCGTCAGCGCGTTGAGAACCCGAAGGGGGCAAAGCCGCACACTCTCCTCACGATGCCGCCCCCGAAACCCAACAAAACGTCCATGATGGTAACCGTCTTTCGGTCACGCACCCAGTTCGCGCCGGAGCCGCCCCGCGTCCACGCGCCAGAAGGTGTGCTGCTCGCCGTCGACCAGGACGACGGGAATCTGCTCCCAGTAGGCCCGGTGGAGCTCCTCGTCCTCGGTGATGTCCTTCTCCTCCCAGCGTGCTCCGGTCTCCGCGCAGACGGCCTCGACCACCGCGCGGGCGTCGTCGCAGAGGTGGCATCCCGGCTTGCCGATCAGCGTCACGGTCCGCGACCCGGCGTGCTTCTTCTTCGTACGTCCGAACATGACGCCCATTCTGTCCCGATCCACAGGGGAGCCCCACAGTGTTCACGCGCTGGCATCGTCACAAGTCGGGAAGTACCGAACAGACTGGCTATGCTCACGACATGGCCGCTCTGGGATGGCTCACCCCCCGTAGGCGCTCCGCCACCGCGCGCAGCGTCCTCGCAGGCGAGGCCGCTGCCGAGGCAGCGCGCAAGTCCTCGCTCCAGCTGGAACGGGAGCGGGAGGAGGCCGCGGCCACCGCGACCGAGGCCGAGACACCCGCCGAGCCCGAGTTCCCGGTCGTCGGCGACGTACGGGCGGCCGCCTTCTTCGACCTCGACAACACCGTGATGCAGGGCGCCGCGATCTTCCACTTCGGCCGCGGCCTGTACAAGCGGAAGTTCTTCCAGCGCCGCGAACTCGCCCGCTTCGCCTGGCAGCAGGCCTGGTTCCGGCTGGCCGGCGTCGAGGACCCCGAGCACATGCAGGACGCCCGCGACAGCGCCCTGTCCATCGTCAAGGGCCACCGCGTCTCCGAACTGATGTCGATCGGCGAGGAGATCTACGACGAGTACATGGCCGACCGCATCTGGCCCGGCACCCGCGGTCTCGCCCAGGCGCACCTGGACGCGGGCCAGAAGGTCTGGCTGGTCACGGCCGCCCCGGTCGAGACGGCGACGATCATCGCCCGGCGGCTCGGCCTGACCGGCGCGCTCGGCACGGTCGCCGAGTCGGTCGACGGCGTCTACACGGGCCGGCTGGTCGGCGAACCCCTGCACGGCCCCGCGAAGGCCGAGGCGGTACGGGCCCTGGCCGGCGCCGAGGGCCTCGACCTCGGCCGCTGCGCCGCGTACAGCGACTCGCACAACGACATCCCGATGCTGTCGCTGGTCGGGCACCCGTACGCGATCAACCCGGACGCCAAGCTCCGCAAGCACGCGAAGGACCGGGACTGGCGGCTGCGCGACTACCGGACCGGCCGCAAGGCCGCCAAGGTCGGCATCCCCGCCGCCGCGGGCCTCGGCGCGATCGCCGGCGGCACGGCCGCCGCCGTGGCGCTGCACCGCCGCCGTCACTGACGCTCCCCGGCGCGCCATCGATCTGCCGATACGTTTCGGCTGCGATCATCTGCGACAACCCCGGACCAGGTGCCCTCACCCATCCGTGGTCGAACAGCACCGCACACGTCGACCACCAGGCAATCCGGACTCCTTACCCCGCAGCGGCCCCGATCACGCACCCGTCCCGCACTTGAGCACAACGCATCGCCTGCGCAGTCACACTCGAAAGCAAACCGATCAACAACTGGTCACGAACTGCGACGAGATCCGACTGCAAGCAGTAACGGAACAGACGTAACCGGTGATTTGAGCAACTGGGTGTAGCGCTGCCTGTACGAAGCGTTATTCTCCTCAGACGCACAAAGGACCCCTCACGTCGCCACGACGAGTGAACGGTCCCGCACTGCACGTGATGGAAGCTCTGCCTCTGGGAGTCCCGTGTACCCACACGTCGGGGTTGACACCTCGGGCCTGGCTACGCTGCGCGCAACGGTCCTCGACCACTTGCGCGGCTTCGTCCCCACCGCGTACGCCGGCCCTGTCCCCGCCTTCGCCTTCGCCGCACCGGCACCCGCCGGCCCTTGCTATGCCCTGGCCGACGGCGGGGCCGCCGTGGGCAGACGGGGTGTCCGCTCCGGCTCCGGAACCTCGACCACCGCACGACGCCCGACCGCCGACAGCGACAGCGCCCGGATGATGGATCTGGTCGAGCGCGCCCAGGCGGGCGAGGCCGAAGCCTTCGGCCGCCTCTACGACCAGTACAGCGACACGGTCTACCGCTACATCTACTACCGCGTCGGCGGGAAGGCGACGGCGGAGGACCTCACCAGCGAGACCTTCCTGCGCGCCCTGCGCCGGATCTCCACCTTCACCTGGCAGGGCCGCGACTTCGGCGCCTGGCTCGTCACCATCGCCAGGAACCTGGTCGCCGACCACTTCAAGTCCAGCCGCTTCCGCCTGGAAGTCACCACCGGCGAGATGCTCGACGCCAACGAGGTCGAGCGCAGCCCGGAGGACTCCGTCCTGGAGTCCCTCTCCAACGCCGCCCTCCTCGACGCGGTCCGCCGCCTCAACCCCCAGCAGCAGGAGTGCGTGACCCTGCGCTTCCTCCAGGGCCTCTCGGTCGCCGAGACCGCCCGCGTCATGGGGAAGAACGAGGGAGCGATCAAGACCCTCCAGTACCGGGCCGTACGCACCCTGGCCCGACTCCTCCCGGACGACGCCCGCTGACCGGTACGCGCCCCCCACACGCGCCCCCGGACGCCGGTCCGCGCCCCCACCACCGCCTCTCCCCCCACATCCCCACGACCCCCGCCCAACTCACAGTCGGTGACGCCTCGATGACGCACTGGTCCGATCATCTTTCGCGCGTAACCCAAGTGCCGCGCCGCTCGTTGTGCGGGATGCAGGCTCCCTGTGGACACGCCATGTCCGCAGCCACTCACTCTTTCGTGTGGATGCGCTCAAGGTGTGCAACCTTCCGGACACCCCGGGGAGTCGACCGTCATGACGAGAGGAGGTGCCGCCAGTGATCGCGAACGTATCGGCGCACCGGCGGGCGAACGCCTTCGCCCAGGCCCTGGAGGACCGGGAGGCCGAGGGCGCTGCGACCGAGCAGCCCGAGGCCCCGGCCGAACCTGCCGAGCAGGGACGGCTGTTGGCCTTGGCGAACGGTCTCGGCGAACTGCCGAAGCCACAGCTGGACCCCGAGGTCAAGGTGGTGCAGCGAGCCCAGCTCGTCGCCGCCATGGAAGCGATGCTCATGGAAGGGAGCGCGGCCGCAGGCCCTACGGTGCCGGAACAGCGGGCCGCGGGCGGCAAGGGAAGCCATCGGGCCTCCCCGCTGCGGAAACTGCGCCCCCGCTCCCGCTGGACCAAGGGCCTCGCCGCCGGCGGGCTCACGGTCGGTGTGGCCGCGGGCGCCTTCGGCGGAGTGGCCGCTGCCAGCTCCGACGCGCTTCCCGGTGACTCGCTCTACGGGCTCAAGCGAGGCATGGAGGACATCAAACTGGGAATGGCGGACGACGACGCGGACCGCGGCGGCATCTACCTCGACCAGGCGTCCACCCGGCTCAGCGAGGCCCGCCGGCTCATGGAGCGGGGCCGCATCGGCGACCTCGACCACGAGTCCCTCACCGAGATCCGTCGCGCCCTGGGCGGAATGAAGCACGACGCAAGCGAGGGCCACCGCCTGCTCCGCCAGGCGTA contains:
- a CDS encoding glutamyl-tRNA reductase, which codes for MSLLVVGLSHRSAPVSILERAALAADTQAKLLQDTLAAEPAAEGTVLATCNRIELYADVDKFHAGVAELSTLLAQHSGVGLDELTPYLYVHYEDRAVHHLFSVACGLDSMVVGEGQILGQIKDALARGQELHTAGRLLNDLFQQALRVGKRAHSETGIDRAGQSLVTFGLEQLADGTDVDTWAKGKKALVIGAGSMSSLAAATLARSGVSEIVVANRTLARAERLAQILNEAGGTGVTAHAVEMVAVGDELTRADVVVSCTGATGLVLTGEDVETAVRGRRTPLALLDLAMPRDIDAAAHRVPGVRLVDIESLAEASADAPMAADVDQVRGIVSDEVAAFGAAQRAAHITPTVVALRTMAADVVAGEVARLEGRLPDLDEKQRAEITQTVRRVVDKLLHAPTVRVKQLASEPGGAGYADALRTLFDLDPETVASVSRADLNDADVKNRGRV
- a CDS encoding redox-sensing transcriptional repressor Rex, which codes for MATGRTHRPATRSRGIPEATVARLPLYLRALTALSERSVPTVSSEELAAAAGVNSAKLRKDFSYLGSYGTRGVGYDVEYLVYQISRELGLTQDWPVVIVGIGNLGAALAGYGGFASRGFRVAALIDADPAMTGRPVAGIPVQHSDDLEKIIEEDGVSIGVIATPAGVAQQVCDRLVAAGVTSILNFAPTVLSVPDGVDVRKVDLSIELQILAFHEQRKAGEESNAESADTGAEAEPAPAAAPPAPRGTTGGSRKGPDGDIPAVMPA
- a CDS encoding glutaredoxin family protein, which translates into the protein MGVMFGRTKKKHAGSRTVTLIGKPGCHLCDDARAVVEAVCAETGARWEEKDITEDEELHRAYWEQIPVVLVDGEQHTFWRVDAGRLRRELGA
- a CDS encoding HAD family hydrolase gives rise to the protein MAALGWLTPRRRSATARSVLAGEAAAEAARKSSLQLEREREEAAATATEAETPAEPEFPVVGDVRAAAFFDLDNTVMQGAAIFHFGRGLYKRKFFQRRELARFAWQQAWFRLAGVEDPEHMQDARDSALSIVKGHRVSELMSIGEEIYDEYMADRIWPGTRGLAQAHLDAGQKVWLVTAAPVETATIIARRLGLTGALGTVAESVDGVYTGRLVGEPLHGPAKAEAVRALAGAEGLDLGRCAAYSDSHNDIPMLSLVGHPYAINPDAKLRKHAKDRDWRLRDYRTGRKAAKVGIPAAAGLGAIAGGTAAAVALHRRRH
- a CDS encoding ECF subfamily RNA polymerase sigma factor, BldN family — encoded protein: MYPHVGVDTSGLATLRATVLDHLRGFVPTAYAGPVPAFAFAAPAPAGPCYALADGGAAVGRRGVRSGSGTSTTARRPTADSDSARMMDLVERAQAGEAEAFGRLYDQYSDTVYRYIYYRVGGKATAEDLTSETFLRALRRISTFTWQGRDFGAWLVTIARNLVADHFKSSRFRLEVTTGEMLDANEVERSPEDSVLESLSNAALLDAVRRLNPQQQECVTLRFLQGLSVAETARVMGKNEGAIKTLQYRAVRTLARLLPDDAR
- a CDS encoding DUF5667 domain-containing protein; translation: MIANVSAHRRANAFAQALEDREAEGAATEQPEAPAEPAEQGRLLALANGLGELPKPQLDPEVKVVQRAQLVAAMEAMLMEGSAAAGPTVPEQRAAGGKGSHRASPLRKLRPRSRWTKGLAAGGLTVGVAAGAFGGVAAASSDALPGDSLYGLKRGMEDIKLGMADDDADRGGIYLDQASTRLSEARRLMERGRIGDLDHESLTEIRRALGGMKHDASEGHRLLRQAYDRDGEIGPMARLNSFAQAHRDTWNGIRDRLPVQLADVGSEVTNVFDAIDEDVEPLQSVLPRTPEKGAVGSESPSGRTSTPRDPQATDTPSPPSGQETPPAGSHSAPPRPSGPSTGTSPSTDSGTGSPEDDGLLGGNTGGLLKPSPSGVPTAPPGGQTPPGVPDVTLPPLLPGLLPGLGIDSEDAR